ATCGCCGGCATCGATCGCAGACGATATAACTGGTGAAAGTACCGGAACTGGCGAGTACAAAGATTTTGTTGCCGTGTTTCGTGACCGCTACGAACGACTCTCTCGTTTGCTCAGGGGACGGGTCAACCATCGCCCGACGAACGCCGTCCAGCAGATGCCGGGTGGAAACGACGCGGCACTCATCGGAATGGTGAGCGACATTCGCTCGACTGCGAGCGGTCACTGGCTGATCGAACTAGAGGACACAAACGGCGTCTTTCCGTGCCTTGTCATGAAGGACAGATCGATTGCCGATCTTGTCGATGAACTTCTTCTCGATGAGATTATCGCTGTCGACGGAACTCTCTCCGACGATGCTGGCATTCTGTTTGTCGATTCGTTACATTTCCCAGACGTCCCCCATACTCACCATCCAACCACGGCTGATCGACACGTACAGGCAGCACTCATCAGCGACGTTCACGTGGGAAGTCAGGAGTTCATGGACGAGGCGTGGTCGCGCTTTGCTCGCTGGCTTCACACCGACGAGGCAGAATCAGTCGAATATCTTCTCCTCGCGGGTGATATGGTCGAAGGTGTCGGTGTCTACCCCGAACAAGACAAGGAGCTCTCAATCGTTGATATCTACGAACAGTACGAAGCGTTCTCCGAGCGCCTCAAAGAGATACCAGGTGACATGGAGATCGTCATGATTCCAGGTAACCACGACGCTGTTAGGTTAGCAGAACCACAGCCAGCGTTCGACGAAGAGCTTCGGGACATCATGAACGCTCACGACGCTCGCATTACTGGGAATCCCTCGACGGTCACTGTCGAAGGCGTCTCGATACTCATGTACCACGGTGTCAGCCTCGATGAAGTCATCGCAGAACTCCCCGAAGAAAAAGCGAGCTACGACCACCCTCACCACGCGATGTATCAACTGCTCAAAAAACGCCACATCGCACCACAGTACGGCGGCCATACGCGACTCGCTCCAGAGAAACGCGATCACCTCACTATCGATGAGGTTCCCGACATCTTCCATACCGGGCACGTTCACAAACTCGGGTACGGAAAATACCACAACGTACTCGCAATCAACAGCGGCTGTTGGCAGGAACAGACATCGTTCCAGAAGAGCGTAAACATCGATCCTGACCACGCGTACGCTCCGATCGTCGATCTCGATACCCTCTCGCTGACGATCAGAGATTTCAATTGATACACTGACACAGACGAGTCCAGTCTGTCTACGGTTCCAATCGATACCTCACTGTCCGTGTCCCCTCGAACGCCGGACCGTATCCCTCTAGTTCGAATGCAGCGTTCTCGACGACATCTCTCATTTCTTCGTCGTCATCTGCGACGAGCAGTTCCACGTCCATCGCTTCCTTTCGAGCGAACCGAATGGGTTCTTCGAGGAGCGCCTCACAGAGCTCTTCTGAGCCCTCTAGTTGGGTGATGTGGACGGTCTCTTGACGTGCATCGAAGCTGACAAATCCACCGACAGCATCGTCTGCTATCGCAACCCGAACTGTTCGGTCATGGACGAGATTTCGCATGACGTCCCGTGGCGCGCCCGTTTGGGCAGCGAGTTCTTCTGCATCCGCCTCGATGGCGTCCCGAACTTGCATATCCGGTCTACCGGTCTCGATCAGTATAAACCTCCGTCGGTAGCGACACCCGAACGGCAAGGCTTCGTTTTTCCCTGTAGTTTATAGCTAATCACGCGATACACACGGCAATGAGTTACAGTACCATAGTTGCTGGAGGACGATCATGCGCGTAGTTTCGAAATTCGGCGGAACGAGCCTCGGAAACGGCGACCGCGTCAA
The nucleotide sequence above comes from Halocatena marina. Encoded proteins:
- a CDS encoding DNA-directed DNA polymerase II small subunit, which produces MPLETPRRLVTELARRGYNAEREAVTLLARAHDPAAALDRTIESLPENALKLSAEHVRSILDGTSTGRPQTPQTTVSTGKDQSESDPSRHETSEDDEQVPVETKGSSESQLIRQSDRNPSPASIADDITGESTGTGEYKDFVAVFRDRYERLSRLLRGRVNHRPTNAVQQMPGGNDAALIGMVSDIRSTASGHWLIELEDTNGVFPCLVMKDRSIADLVDELLLDEIIAVDGTLSDDAGILFVDSLHFPDVPHTHHPTTADRHVQAALISDVHVGSQEFMDEAWSRFARWLHTDEAESVEYLLLAGDMVEGVGVYPEQDKELSIVDIYEQYEAFSERLKEIPGDMEIVMIPGNHDAVRLAEPQPAFDEELRDIMNAHDARITGNPSTVTVEGVSILMYHGVSLDEVIAELPEEKASYDHPHHAMYQLLKKRHIAPQYGGHTRLAPEKRDHLTIDEVPDIFHTGHVHKLGYGKYHNVLAINSGCWQEQTSFQKSVNIDPDHAYAPIVDLDTLSLTIRDFN